In Odontesthes bonariensis isolate fOdoBon6 chromosome 9, fOdoBon6.hap1, whole genome shotgun sequence, the following proteins share a genomic window:
- the picalmb gene encoding phosphatidylinositol binding clathrin assembly protein b isoform X2 — MSGQSITDRITAAQHSVTGSAVSKTVCKATTHEIMGPKKKHLDYLIHCTNEMNVNIPQLADSLFERTTNTSWVVVFKSLITTHHLMVYGNERFVQYLASRNTLFNLNNFLDKSGLQGYDMSTFIRRYSRYLNEKAVSYRQVAFDFTKVKRGVDGVMRTMNTEKLLKTIPIIQNQMDALLDFNVNANELTNGVINAAFMLLFKDSIRLFAAYNEGIINLLEKYFDMKKTQCKEGLDIYKKFLTRMTRISEFLKVAEQVGIDRGDIPDLSQAPSSLLEALEQHLASLEGKKVKDSTAASRASTLSNAVSSLASTGMSFTKVDEREKQAALEEEQARLKALKEQRLKELSKRPSFATTDTSPISTTGGTISTAPTIDLFSTPSCSNGAVKMESDLFDLQSTFQPSMQSGSTGLPVATAWADPFTSAEAGDDSMPNLNPFLSKLVVDATHLPVVSSDGVSFSSRTSGHEMFGDRYNPFIDTNSSVSTNYKRTVRIEHSISDSFCGPVSIAQHLPHQAPYPTEPSTVAGLFRGYSTPQAPPQQTAGGLQVDFESVFGAKATGSSSLNSDDITGGILKPTLAGANLPSNQLPEKLVSDDLDSSLANLVGNLGIGNGTMKNDIHWSQPGEKRMTGGTNWQPKAAPTTTWNPVSMPPSIMAFPATTPTGMMGYGMPPPMSSMGMMNPPTMMYSQPAMRPPNPFGSVSSAQPSAASSPSSQSPLRAPGQDPFAHLSLKDFL; from the exons ATTTAATCCACTGCACCAACGAGATGAACGTGAACATTCCCCAATTGGCTGACTCTCTGTTTGAGAGAACCACCAACACCAGCTGGGTGGTTGTGTTCAAGTCACTCATCACCACTCACCACCTCATGGTCTATGGGAACGAG CGTTTTGTCCAGTACTTGGCTTCAAGGAACACGCTTTTCAACCTCAATAATTTTTTGGACAAAAGTGGTCTACAAg GGTACGACATGTCTACTTTCATCAGGAGGTATAGTCGATACCTGAATGAGAAAGCCGTGTCGTACAGACAGGTTGCCTTTGATTTCACAAAAGTTAAACGCGG TGTGGATGGCGTGATGAGGACCATGAATACAGAGAAGCTGCTCAAGACTATCCCCATTATCCAGAACCAGATGGATGCCCTTCTCGATTTCAAT GTCAATGCCAACGAGCTGACTAATGGAGTCATCAATGCAGCCTTCATGCTCCTCTTCAAAGACTCCATCAGGCTCTTTGCTGCTTATAATGAAGGCATTATCAACCTGCTTG AGAAATACTTTGACATGAAGAAAACTCAGTGTAAAGAAGGCTTGGACATTTACAAGAAGTTTCTCACTCGAATGACCCGGATATCAGAATTCCTCAAAGTGGCGGAG CAGGTGGGAATTGATCGAGGCGACATCCCAGATCTTTCACAG GCTCCCAGTAGCCTTCTCGAAGCTCTGGAGCAACACTTGGCCTCTTTAGAGGGCAAGAAAGTCAAAGACTCCACTGCCGCCAGCAG GGCCAGTACTCTATCAAATGCAGTGTCATCACTGGCCAGCACAGGGATGTCTTTCACTAAAGTGGATGAGCGGGAGAAGCAGGCTGCTCTGGAGGAGGAACAGGCCCGACTCAAAGCTCTCAAG GAACAAAGGCTTAAAGAGCTCTCTAAGAGGCCGTCTTTTGCCACCACTGATACATCACCAATCTCCACCACCGGGGGCACCATCAGCACAGCACCAACCATCGACCTCTTCTCCACACCCAGCTGCTCTAATGG TGCAGTGAAGATGGAGAGCGACCTTTTTGACCTGCAGTCGACTTTCCAGCCTTCCATGCAGTCAGGCTCCACAGGGCTTCCAGTGGCGACAGCGTGGGCAG ATCCTTTCACCTCTGCTGAAGCTGGAGATGATTCCATGCCAAACCTTAACCCTTTCCTCTCAAAACTCGTTGTCGATGCCACTCACTTACCTGTCGTGTCTTCAGACGGTGTTAGCTTTTCCTCTAGGACATCTGGTCATGAAATGTTTGGTG ATCGTTACAATCCCTTTATTGACACAAACTCATCAGTTTCAACCAATTACAAACGCACAGTGCGGATAGAACACTCCATCTCAG ACTCCTTCTGCGGTCCAGTGTCCATTGCTCAGCACCTTCCACATCAGGCTCCCTACCCCACTGAGCCCTCTACTGTAGCAGGTCTATTCAGAG GATACTCAACACCACAGGCCCCTCCACAACAGACAGCGGGGGGACTCCAAGTGGACTTTGAGTCTGTTTTTGGAGCCAAAGCCACCGGCAGCAGTAGCCTCAACTCTGATG ATATTACTGGAGGAATCCTGAAACCGACTCTCGCCGGTGCCAACCTGCCGTCCAATCAGCTGCCGGAGAAGCTGGTGTCAGATGACCTCGACTCCTCCCTGGCCAACCTTGTCGGCA ACCTCGGCATTGGAAACGGCACGATGAAGAA TGACATCCACTGGAGCCAGCCGGGGGAGAAGAGGATGACTGGCGGCACCAACTGGCAGCCCAAGGCGGCGCCGACCACGACCTGGAACCCCGTCTCCATG CCACCGTCAATCATGGCCTTCCCTGCCACCACACCCACAGGCATGATGGGATATGGCATG CCTCCACCAATGAGCTCGATGGGGATGATGAATCCACCCACCATGATGTACTCCCAGCCTGCCATGAGGCCACCCAACCCCTTTGGCTCTGTGTCGAGCGCTCAG CCCTCCGCAGCCTCTAGTCCTTCCAGCCAGAGTCCTCTCCGAGCCCCTGGACAGGACCCGTTTGCACACCTCTCTCTCAAGGATTTCTTGTAG
- the picalmb gene encoding phosphatidylinositol binding clathrin assembly protein b isoform X1, with the protein MSGQSITDRITAAQHSVTGSAVSKTVCKATTHEIMGPKKKHLDYLIHCTNEMNVNIPQLADSLFERTTNTSWVVVFKSLITTHHLMVYGNERFVQYLASRNTLFNLNNFLDKSGLQGYDMSTFIRRYSRYLNEKAVSYRQVAFDFTKVKRGVDGVMRTMNTEKLLKTIPIIQNQMDALLDFNVSLKVNANELTNGVINAAFMLLFKDSIRLFAAYNEGIINLLEKYFDMKKTQCKEGLDIYKKFLTRMTRISEFLKVAEQVGIDRGDIPDLSQAPSSLLEALEQHLASLEGKKVKDSTAASRASTLSNAVSSLASTGMSFTKVDEREKQAALEEEQARLKALKEQRLKELSKRPSFATTDTSPISTTGGTISTAPTIDLFSTPSCSNGAVKMESDLFDLQSTFQPSMQSGSTGLPVATAWADPFTSAEAGDDSMPNLNPFLSKLVVDATHLPVVSSDGVSFSSRTSGHEMFGDRYNPFIDTNSSVSTNYKRTVRIEHSISDSFCGPVSIAQHLPHQAPYPTEPSTVAGLFRGYSTPQAPPQQTAGGLQVDFESVFGAKATGSSSLNSDDITGGILKPTLAGANLPSNQLPEKLVSDDLDSSLANLVGNLGIGNGTMKNDIHWSQPGEKRMTGGTNWQPKAAPTTTWNPVSMPPSIMAFPATTPTGMMGYGMPPPMSSMGMMNPPTMMYSQPAMRPPNPFGSVSSAQPSAASSPSSQSPLRAPGQDPFAHLSLKDFL; encoded by the exons ATTTAATCCACTGCACCAACGAGATGAACGTGAACATTCCCCAATTGGCTGACTCTCTGTTTGAGAGAACCACCAACACCAGCTGGGTGGTTGTGTTCAAGTCACTCATCACCACTCACCACCTCATGGTCTATGGGAACGAG CGTTTTGTCCAGTACTTGGCTTCAAGGAACACGCTTTTCAACCTCAATAATTTTTTGGACAAAAGTGGTCTACAAg GGTACGACATGTCTACTTTCATCAGGAGGTATAGTCGATACCTGAATGAGAAAGCCGTGTCGTACAGACAGGTTGCCTTTGATTTCACAAAAGTTAAACGCGG TGTGGATGGCGTGATGAGGACCATGAATACAGAGAAGCTGCTCAAGACTATCCCCATTATCCAGAACCAGATGGATGCCCTTCTCGATTTCAATGTGAGTCTTAAG GTCAATGCCAACGAGCTGACTAATGGAGTCATCAATGCAGCCTTCATGCTCCTCTTCAAAGACTCCATCAGGCTCTTTGCTGCTTATAATGAAGGCATTATCAACCTGCTTG AGAAATACTTTGACATGAAGAAAACTCAGTGTAAAGAAGGCTTGGACATTTACAAGAAGTTTCTCACTCGAATGACCCGGATATCAGAATTCCTCAAAGTGGCGGAG CAGGTGGGAATTGATCGAGGCGACATCCCAGATCTTTCACAG GCTCCCAGTAGCCTTCTCGAAGCTCTGGAGCAACACTTGGCCTCTTTAGAGGGCAAGAAAGTCAAAGACTCCACTGCCGCCAGCAG GGCCAGTACTCTATCAAATGCAGTGTCATCACTGGCCAGCACAGGGATGTCTTTCACTAAAGTGGATGAGCGGGAGAAGCAGGCTGCTCTGGAGGAGGAACAGGCCCGACTCAAAGCTCTCAAG GAACAAAGGCTTAAAGAGCTCTCTAAGAGGCCGTCTTTTGCCACCACTGATACATCACCAATCTCCACCACCGGGGGCACCATCAGCACAGCACCAACCATCGACCTCTTCTCCACACCCAGCTGCTCTAATGG TGCAGTGAAGATGGAGAGCGACCTTTTTGACCTGCAGTCGACTTTCCAGCCTTCCATGCAGTCAGGCTCCACAGGGCTTCCAGTGGCGACAGCGTGGGCAG ATCCTTTCACCTCTGCTGAAGCTGGAGATGATTCCATGCCAAACCTTAACCCTTTCCTCTCAAAACTCGTTGTCGATGCCACTCACTTACCTGTCGTGTCTTCAGACGGTGTTAGCTTTTCCTCTAGGACATCTGGTCATGAAATGTTTGGTG ATCGTTACAATCCCTTTATTGACACAAACTCATCAGTTTCAACCAATTACAAACGCACAGTGCGGATAGAACACTCCATCTCAG ACTCCTTCTGCGGTCCAGTGTCCATTGCTCAGCACCTTCCACATCAGGCTCCCTACCCCACTGAGCCCTCTACTGTAGCAGGTCTATTCAGAG GATACTCAACACCACAGGCCCCTCCACAACAGACAGCGGGGGGACTCCAAGTGGACTTTGAGTCTGTTTTTGGAGCCAAAGCCACCGGCAGCAGTAGCCTCAACTCTGATG ATATTACTGGAGGAATCCTGAAACCGACTCTCGCCGGTGCCAACCTGCCGTCCAATCAGCTGCCGGAGAAGCTGGTGTCAGATGACCTCGACTCCTCCCTGGCCAACCTTGTCGGCA ACCTCGGCATTGGAAACGGCACGATGAAGAA TGACATCCACTGGAGCCAGCCGGGGGAGAAGAGGATGACTGGCGGCACCAACTGGCAGCCCAAGGCGGCGCCGACCACGACCTGGAACCCCGTCTCCATG CCACCGTCAATCATGGCCTTCCCTGCCACCACACCCACAGGCATGATGGGATATGGCATG CCTCCACCAATGAGCTCGATGGGGATGATGAATCCACCCACCATGATGTACTCCCAGCCTGCCATGAGGCCACCCAACCCCTTTGGCTCTGTGTCGAGCGCTCAG CCCTCCGCAGCCTCTAGTCCTTCCAGCCAGAGTCCTCTCCGAGCCCCTGGACAGGACCCGTTTGCACACCTCTCTCTCAAGGATTTCTTGTAG
- the picalmb gene encoding phosphatidylinositol binding clathrin assembly protein b isoform X6 — MSGQSITDRITAAQHSVTGSAVSKTVCKATTHEIMGPKKKHLDYLIHCTNEMNVNIPQLADSLFERTTNTSWVVVFKSLITTHHLMVYGNERFVQYLASRNTLFNLNNFLDKSGLQGYDMSTFIRRYSRYLNEKAVSYRQVAFDFTKVKRGVDGVMRTMNTEKLLKTIPIIQNQMDALLDFNVSLKVNANELTNGVINAAFMLLFKDSIRLFAAYNEGIINLLEKYFDMKKTQCKEGLDIYKKFLTRMTRISEFLKVAEQVGIDRGDIPDLSQAPSSLLEALEQHLASLEGKKVKDSTAASRASTLSNAVSSLASTGMSFTKVDEREKQAALEEEQARLKALKEQRLKELSKRPSFATTDTSPISTTGGTISTAPTIDLFSTPSCSNGAVKMESDLFDLQSTFQPSMQSGSTGLPVATAWADSFCGPVSIAQHLPHQAPYPTEPSTVAGLFRGYSTPQAPPQQTAGGLQVDFESVFGAKATGSSSLNSDDITGGILKPTLAGANLPSNQLPEKLVSDDLDSSLANLVGNLGIGNGTMKNDIHWSQPGEKRMTGGTNWQPKAAPTTTWNPVSMPPSIMAFPATTPTGMMGYGMPPPMSSMGMMNPPTMMYSQPAMRPPNPFGSVSSAQPSAASSPSSQSPLRAPGQDPFAHLSLKDFL; from the exons ATTTAATCCACTGCACCAACGAGATGAACGTGAACATTCCCCAATTGGCTGACTCTCTGTTTGAGAGAACCACCAACACCAGCTGGGTGGTTGTGTTCAAGTCACTCATCACCACTCACCACCTCATGGTCTATGGGAACGAG CGTTTTGTCCAGTACTTGGCTTCAAGGAACACGCTTTTCAACCTCAATAATTTTTTGGACAAAAGTGGTCTACAAg GGTACGACATGTCTACTTTCATCAGGAGGTATAGTCGATACCTGAATGAGAAAGCCGTGTCGTACAGACAGGTTGCCTTTGATTTCACAAAAGTTAAACGCGG TGTGGATGGCGTGATGAGGACCATGAATACAGAGAAGCTGCTCAAGACTATCCCCATTATCCAGAACCAGATGGATGCCCTTCTCGATTTCAATGTGAGTCTTAAG GTCAATGCCAACGAGCTGACTAATGGAGTCATCAATGCAGCCTTCATGCTCCTCTTCAAAGACTCCATCAGGCTCTTTGCTGCTTATAATGAAGGCATTATCAACCTGCTTG AGAAATACTTTGACATGAAGAAAACTCAGTGTAAAGAAGGCTTGGACATTTACAAGAAGTTTCTCACTCGAATGACCCGGATATCAGAATTCCTCAAAGTGGCGGAG CAGGTGGGAATTGATCGAGGCGACATCCCAGATCTTTCACAG GCTCCCAGTAGCCTTCTCGAAGCTCTGGAGCAACACTTGGCCTCTTTAGAGGGCAAGAAAGTCAAAGACTCCACTGCCGCCAGCAG GGCCAGTACTCTATCAAATGCAGTGTCATCACTGGCCAGCACAGGGATGTCTTTCACTAAAGTGGATGAGCGGGAGAAGCAGGCTGCTCTGGAGGAGGAACAGGCCCGACTCAAAGCTCTCAAG GAACAAAGGCTTAAAGAGCTCTCTAAGAGGCCGTCTTTTGCCACCACTGATACATCACCAATCTCCACCACCGGGGGCACCATCAGCACAGCACCAACCATCGACCTCTTCTCCACACCCAGCTGCTCTAATGG TGCAGTGAAGATGGAGAGCGACCTTTTTGACCTGCAGTCGACTTTCCAGCCTTCCATGCAGTCAGGCTCCACAGGGCTTCCAGTGGCGACAGCGTGGGCAG ACTCCTTCTGCGGTCCAGTGTCCATTGCTCAGCACCTTCCACATCAGGCTCCCTACCCCACTGAGCCCTCTACTGTAGCAGGTCTATTCAGAG GATACTCAACACCACAGGCCCCTCCACAACAGACAGCGGGGGGACTCCAAGTGGACTTTGAGTCTGTTTTTGGAGCCAAAGCCACCGGCAGCAGTAGCCTCAACTCTGATG ATATTACTGGAGGAATCCTGAAACCGACTCTCGCCGGTGCCAACCTGCCGTCCAATCAGCTGCCGGAGAAGCTGGTGTCAGATGACCTCGACTCCTCCCTGGCCAACCTTGTCGGCA ACCTCGGCATTGGAAACGGCACGATGAAGAA TGACATCCACTGGAGCCAGCCGGGGGAGAAGAGGATGACTGGCGGCACCAACTGGCAGCCCAAGGCGGCGCCGACCACGACCTGGAACCCCGTCTCCATG CCACCGTCAATCATGGCCTTCCCTGCCACCACACCCACAGGCATGATGGGATATGGCATG CCTCCACCAATGAGCTCGATGGGGATGATGAATCCACCCACCATGATGTACTCCCAGCCTGCCATGAGGCCACCCAACCCCTTTGGCTCTGTGTCGAGCGCTCAG CCCTCCGCAGCCTCTAGTCCTTCCAGCCAGAGTCCTCTCCGAGCCCCTGGACAGGACCCGTTTGCACACCTCTCTCTCAAGGATTTCTTGTAG
- the picalmb gene encoding phosphatidylinositol binding clathrin assembly protein b isoform X8 has protein sequence MSGQSITDRITAAQHSVTGSAVSKTVCKATTHEIMGPKKKHLDYLIHCTNEMNVNIPQLADSLFERTTNTSWVVVFKSLITTHHLMVYGNERFVQYLASRNTLFNLNNFLDKSGLQGYDMSTFIRRYSRYLNEKAVSYRQVAFDFTKVKRGVDGVMRTMNTEKLLKTIPIIQNQMDALLDFNVNANELTNGVINAAFMLLFKDSIRLFAAYNEGIINLLEKYFDMKKTQCKEGLDIYKKFLTRMTRISEFLKVAEQVGIDRGDIPDLSQAPSSLLEALEQHLASLEGKKVKDSTAASRASTLSNAVSSLASTGMSFTKVDEREKQAALEEEQARLKALKEQRLKELSKRPSFATTDTSPISTTGGTISTAPTIDLFSTPSCSNGAVKMESDLFDLQSTFQPSMQSGSTGLPVATAWAGYSTPQAPPQQTAGGLQVDFESVFGAKATGSSSLNSDDITGGILKPTLAGANLPSNQLPEKLVSDDLDSSLANLVGNLGIGNGTMKNDIHWSQPGEKRMTGGTNWQPKAAPTTTWNPVSMPPSIMAFPATTPTGMMGYGMPPPMSSMGMMNPPTMMYSQPAMRPPNPFGSVSSAQPSAASSPSSQSPLRAPGQDPFAHLSLKDFL, from the exons ATTTAATCCACTGCACCAACGAGATGAACGTGAACATTCCCCAATTGGCTGACTCTCTGTTTGAGAGAACCACCAACACCAGCTGGGTGGTTGTGTTCAAGTCACTCATCACCACTCACCACCTCATGGTCTATGGGAACGAG CGTTTTGTCCAGTACTTGGCTTCAAGGAACACGCTTTTCAACCTCAATAATTTTTTGGACAAAAGTGGTCTACAAg GGTACGACATGTCTACTTTCATCAGGAGGTATAGTCGATACCTGAATGAGAAAGCCGTGTCGTACAGACAGGTTGCCTTTGATTTCACAAAAGTTAAACGCGG TGTGGATGGCGTGATGAGGACCATGAATACAGAGAAGCTGCTCAAGACTATCCCCATTATCCAGAACCAGATGGATGCCCTTCTCGATTTCAAT GTCAATGCCAACGAGCTGACTAATGGAGTCATCAATGCAGCCTTCATGCTCCTCTTCAAAGACTCCATCAGGCTCTTTGCTGCTTATAATGAAGGCATTATCAACCTGCTTG AGAAATACTTTGACATGAAGAAAACTCAGTGTAAAGAAGGCTTGGACATTTACAAGAAGTTTCTCACTCGAATGACCCGGATATCAGAATTCCTCAAAGTGGCGGAG CAGGTGGGAATTGATCGAGGCGACATCCCAGATCTTTCACAG GCTCCCAGTAGCCTTCTCGAAGCTCTGGAGCAACACTTGGCCTCTTTAGAGGGCAAGAAAGTCAAAGACTCCACTGCCGCCAGCAG GGCCAGTACTCTATCAAATGCAGTGTCATCACTGGCCAGCACAGGGATGTCTTTCACTAAAGTGGATGAGCGGGAGAAGCAGGCTGCTCTGGAGGAGGAACAGGCCCGACTCAAAGCTCTCAAG GAACAAAGGCTTAAAGAGCTCTCTAAGAGGCCGTCTTTTGCCACCACTGATACATCACCAATCTCCACCACCGGGGGCACCATCAGCACAGCACCAACCATCGACCTCTTCTCCACACCCAGCTGCTCTAATGG TGCAGTGAAGATGGAGAGCGACCTTTTTGACCTGCAGTCGACTTTCCAGCCTTCCATGCAGTCAGGCTCCACAGGGCTTCCAGTGGCGACAGCGTGGGCAG GATACTCAACACCACAGGCCCCTCCACAACAGACAGCGGGGGGACTCCAAGTGGACTTTGAGTCTGTTTTTGGAGCCAAAGCCACCGGCAGCAGTAGCCTCAACTCTGATG ATATTACTGGAGGAATCCTGAAACCGACTCTCGCCGGTGCCAACCTGCCGTCCAATCAGCTGCCGGAGAAGCTGGTGTCAGATGACCTCGACTCCTCCCTGGCCAACCTTGTCGGCA ACCTCGGCATTGGAAACGGCACGATGAAGAA TGACATCCACTGGAGCCAGCCGGGGGAGAAGAGGATGACTGGCGGCACCAACTGGCAGCCCAAGGCGGCGCCGACCACGACCTGGAACCCCGTCTCCATG CCACCGTCAATCATGGCCTTCCCTGCCACCACACCCACAGGCATGATGGGATATGGCATG CCTCCACCAATGAGCTCGATGGGGATGATGAATCCACCCACCATGATGTACTCCCAGCCTGCCATGAGGCCACCCAACCCCTTTGGCTCTGTGTCGAGCGCTCAG CCCTCCGCAGCCTCTAGTCCTTCCAGCCAGAGTCCTCTCCGAGCCCCTGGACAGGACCCGTTTGCACACCTCTCTCTCAAGGATTTCTTGTAG